Proteins encoded within one genomic window of Columba livia isolate bColLiv1 breed racing homer chromosome 1, bColLiv1.pat.W.v2, whole genome shotgun sequence:
- the NRF1 gene encoding nuclear respiratory factor 1 isoform X4 translates to MEEHGVTQTEHMATIEAHAVAQQVQQVHVATYTEHGMLSADEDSPSSPEDTSYDDSDILNSTAADEVTAHLAAAGPVGMAAAAAVATGKKRKRPHVFESNPSIRKRQQTRLLRKLRATLDEYTTRVGQQAIVLCISPSKPNPVFKVFGAAPLENVVRKYKSMILEDLESALAEHAPTPQEVNSELPPLTIDGIPVSVDKMTQAQLRAFIPEMLKYSTGRGKPGWGKESCKPIWWPEDIPWANVRSDVRTDEQKQRVSWTQALRTIVKNCYKQHGREDLLYAFEDQQTQQTTTTHSIAHLVPSQTVVQTFSNPDGTVSLIQVGTGATVATLADASELPTTVTVAQVNYSAVTDGEVEQNWATLQGGEMTIQTTQASEATQAVASLAEAAVAASQEMQQGATVTMALNSEAAAHAVATLAEATLQGGGQIVLSGETAAAVGALTGVQDANGFLAADYSGCKWSLAESSSGKVKTLM, encoded by the exons ATGGAAGAACACGGGGTGACCCAAACAGAGCACATGGCCACCATCGAGGCCCACGCAGTGGCCCAGCAGGtgcagcaggtccatgtggcTACCTACACGGAGCACGGCATGCTGAGCGCCGATGAGGACTCGCCGTCTTCGCCAGAGGACACCTCCTACGATGACTCCGACATCCTCAACTCCACGGCTGCCGACGAGGTCACTGCCCACCTGGCTGCGGCAG GCCCTGTGGGGATGGCAGCAGCCGCTGCCGTGGCAACGGGTAAGAAACGAAAGCGACCACACGTTTTTGAGTCCAACCCGTCAATCCGCAAAAGGCAGCAGACGCGTTTGCTACG GAAGCTCCGCGCCACGCTGGATGAATACACCACCCGAGTGGGGCAGCAGGCCATCGTTCTCTGCATCTCGCCCTCCAAACCCAACCCTGTCTTTAAAGTATTCGGTGCTGCACCCTTGGAGAACGTG GTACGCAAGTACAAGAGCATGATTCTGGAGGACCTGGAGTCGGCGCTGGCGGAACACGCTCCCACGCCTCAGGAGGTTAACTCCGAGCTACCGCCCCTCACCATCGACGGCATCCCCGTCTCGGTGGACAAGATGACCCAG GCACAGCTACGAGCTTTCATCCCCGAGATGCTGAAGTATTCCACGGGTCGCGGGAAGCCAGGCTGGGGCAAGGAAAGCTGCAAACCCATCTGGTGGCCTGAGGACATTCCCTGGGCCAACGTTCGCAGCGACGTCCGCACAGATGAGCAGAAGCAGCGG GTGTCATGGACTCAAGCGTTGCGGACGATCGTGAAGAACTGCTACAAGCAGCACGGGCGTGAAGACCTGCTCTACGCGTTCGAGGATCAGCAGACGCAGCAGACGACGACCACACACAGTATAGCACACCTGGTGCCCTCACAAACCGTGGTACAAACCTTCAGTAACCCCGATGGCACCGTCTCCCTCATCCAG GTTGGCACCGGTGCTACCGTTGCCACGCTGGCCGATGCCTCAGAGCTGCCCACCACAGTGACCGTCGCACAAGTCAATTATTCTGCGGTGACTGATGGAGAG GTGGAGCAGAACTGGGCGACGCTACAGGGGGGTGAGATGACCATCCAGACGACGCAGGCATCGGAGGCCACGCAGGCGGTGGCATCGTTAGCAGAAGCAGCGGTGGCAGCATCTCAGGAGATGCAACAAGGAGCAACTGTTACCATGGCACTCAACAG CGAAGCAGCTGCCCACGCGGTCGCCACGCTCGCCGAAGCCACTCTTCAAGGCGGAGGACAAATCGTCCTGTCCGGTGAAACCGCAGCAGCAGTCGGAGCACTTACCGGAGTCCAAGATGCCAATG